One stretch of Oncorhynchus keta strain PuntledgeMale-10-30-2019 chromosome 18, Oket_V2, whole genome shotgun sequence DNA includes these proteins:
- the LOC127908716 gene encoding uncharacterized protein LOC127908716 isoform X2 → MSYVAQREDGDPQREGKEVVEEEPVATPKEEAKKGRKAKSKRSGKKSRKLGTDNDAVSRNKHLDRGSVIELLEKKAVKAAFGPGNKDEMEYSYPILISFLRNLTDEQWQVIYKGLKNPMTKEQLAKLCKTIVTFIAQTTLQILLPALARVLGVKDFADDDTDSPKRGGSARSFAAFDQERLELIQEVRYLAKKMYKGGTGAQHLRSLTPSSKSSQTSVKVHLGMTEDRIIKSVQEQLSDHNILSSCPPELTVGLIKVVVEQLNSALSATFSRAISGQSSPISSGNQAAEQMVNMVQKCFDDHATPEDQSSTSVLESCIPPATEEVMTVIAEMVGELEKRSGIG, encoded by the exons ATGTCATAC GTAGCACAGAGGGAGGATGGTGATCCtcagagggaaggaaaggaagtTGTTGAGGAAGAACCGGTGGCCACGCCCAAAGAGGAGGCCAAGAAGGGAAGGAAG GCAAAAAGTAAGAGGAGTGGCAAGAAGTCAAGGAAGCTGGGCACTGACAACGATGCAG TCTCCAGGAATAAACACCTGGATAGAGGATCTGTAATTGAGCTCCTGGAGAAGAAAGCTGTTAAGGCTGCATTCGGCCCAGGCAACAAGGATGAAATGGAATACTCCTACCCAATCCTCATCTCATTCCTGCGCAATCTTACTGATGA GCAGTGGCAAGTGATCTACAAAGGACTAAAAAACCCT ATGACGAAGGAACAGCTTGCCAAATTGTGCAAGACAATTGTAACCTTCATCGCACAGACCACCCTGCAGATCCTGCTGCCAGCCCTGGCCCGCGTACTTGGGGTAAAGGACTTTGCTGACGacgacactgactcacccaagaGGGGTGGCAGTGCAAGATCATTTGCTGCCTTTGATCAGGAAAGACTGGAGCTCATCCAGGAAGTTAGATATCTGGCGAAGAAAATGTATAAGGGCGGCACAGGGGCTCAACATCTCAGGTCCCTAACACCCTCTTCTAAGAG TTCCCAGACCTCAGTGAAAGTCCACCTGGGAATGACAGAGGACAGAATCATCAAAAGTGTCCAGGAGCAACTGTCTGATCATAATATCCTGTCCTCTTGCCCACCTGAGCTGACTGTTGGTCTTATCAAGGTGGTGGTCGAACAGCTTAACTCTGCCCTCTCTGCGACCTTCAGCAGAGCCATTTCAGGGCAGTCCTCCCCTATTTCTTCTGGTAACCAGGCCGCTGAACAAATGGTCAACATGGTCCAGAAATGTTTTGATGATCACGCCACTCCAGAGGACCAGAGCTCCACCTCTGTATTAGAGTCATGCATTCCACCTGCAACAGAAGAGGTGATGACTGTTATTGCAGAGATGGTGGGTGAATTGGAAAAAAGATCCGGAATTGGTTAA
- the LOC127908716 gene encoding uncharacterized protein LOC127908716 isoform X1, translating into MAVALFMMSSAQIYSDIDILLLIGMSDLQVAQREDGDPQREGKEVVEEEPVATPKEEAKKGRKAKSKRSGKKSRKLGTDNDAVSRNKHLDRGSVIELLEKKAVKAAFGPGNKDEMEYSYPILISFLRNLTDEQWQVIYKGLKNPMTKEQLAKLCKTIVTFIAQTTLQILLPALARVLGVKDFADDDTDSPKRGGSARSFAAFDQERLELIQEVRYLAKKMYKGGTGAQHLRSLTPSSKSSQTSVKVHLGMTEDRIIKSVQEQLSDHNILSSCPPELTVGLIKVVVEQLNSALSATFSRAISGQSSPISSGNQAAEQMVNMVQKCFDDHATPEDQSSTSVLESCIPPATEEVMTVIAEMVGELEKRSGIG; encoded by the exons ATGGCTGTAGCTCTATTTATGATGTCCTCTGCACAGATCTACTCTGACATTGACATATTATTACTTATTGGAATGTCTGACCTTCAGGTAGCACAGAGGGAGGATGGTGATCCtcagagggaaggaaaggaagtTGTTGAGGAAGAACCGGTGGCCACGCCCAAAGAGGAGGCCAAGAAGGGAAGGAAG GCAAAAAGTAAGAGGAGTGGCAAGAAGTCAAGGAAGCTGGGCACTGACAACGATGCAG TCTCCAGGAATAAACACCTGGATAGAGGATCTGTAATTGAGCTCCTGGAGAAGAAAGCTGTTAAGGCTGCATTCGGCCCAGGCAACAAGGATGAAATGGAATACTCCTACCCAATCCTCATCTCATTCCTGCGCAATCTTACTGATGA GCAGTGGCAAGTGATCTACAAAGGACTAAAAAACCCT ATGACGAAGGAACAGCTTGCCAAATTGTGCAAGACAATTGTAACCTTCATCGCACAGACCACCCTGCAGATCCTGCTGCCAGCCCTGGCCCGCGTACTTGGGGTAAAGGACTTTGCTGACGacgacactgactcacccaagaGGGGTGGCAGTGCAAGATCATTTGCTGCCTTTGATCAGGAAAGACTGGAGCTCATCCAGGAAGTTAGATATCTGGCGAAGAAAATGTATAAGGGCGGCACAGGGGCTCAACATCTCAGGTCCCTAACACCCTCTTCTAAGAG TTCCCAGACCTCAGTGAAAGTCCACCTGGGAATGACAGAGGACAGAATCATCAAAAGTGTCCAGGAGCAACTGTCTGATCATAATATCCTGTCCTCTTGCCCACCTGAGCTGACTGTTGGTCTTATCAAGGTGGTGGTCGAACAGCTTAACTCTGCCCTCTCTGCGACCTTCAGCAGAGCCATTTCAGGGCAGTCCTCCCCTATTTCTTCTGGTAACCAGGCCGCTGAACAAATGGTCAACATGGTCCAGAAATGTTTTGATGATCACGCCACTCCAGAGGACCAGAGCTCCACCTCTGTATTAGAGTCATGCATTCCACCTGCAACAGAAGAGGTGATGACTGTTATTGCAGAGATGGTGGGTGAATTGGAAAAAAGATCCGGAATTGGTTAA